A genomic segment from Pseudomonadota bacterium encodes:
- a CDS encoding MmgE/PrpD family protein, protein MAQTPTELLARFITESHYSDIPDEALAYGRSSLLDASAVGIAGSASKGARTLNSVLLPYSSTGGAQVIGTDMRLPAPFAAMANGNTIHADDFDDTLAADPVAQGYHGSTHPTGPLLSTLLALIDSKKTTGKDFLIAYHIGVEVMAKLNSALGPRSFSAGFHPTALMSAFGSAASASRLKGLDLQTTKTALGIAASHACGLRANFGSMMKPYHPGHGAMSGFLAVEMAVGGFTAAADAIGGDIGFLNAYGDSIDMAPLEALGCPWAYLSPGMWIKPYPSGNLTHPGMSRIDEFLEKNNALRNDVCKLDIQTKQSIYDTLIHHHPKTGLQSKFSMEFCIVKILIDGDLGLSDFSDEVVQRPDIQHMLGNTNYSAFPDAESISLGYENYTTLITFTLKDGRTFTERSDFGKGSAHNPFSYDETAEKAQRCSTYRDWPQEKFESLVEGWKQIDTISDVNDITQNLFM, encoded by the coding sequence ATGGCTCAAACCCCAACAGAATTATTGGCACGGTTTATTACAGAGTCTCACTATTCTGATATACCCGACGAGGCCCTAGCTTATGGTCGTAGTTCTTTGTTAGATGCTAGTGCTGTCGGGATCGCCGGATCGGCCTCTAAAGGTGCGAGGACACTCAATTCCGTTCTCCTACCTTACTCAAGCACAGGGGGCGCACAAGTGATAGGCACTGATATGCGTCTGCCTGCTCCATTTGCTGCCATGGCAAATGGCAATACCATTCATGCCGATGATTTTGACGATACATTAGCTGCCGATCCGGTGGCTCAAGGTTATCACGGCTCGACCCATCCCACCGGGCCTCTCCTCTCAACATTACTCGCACTTATTGATAGCAAAAAAACTACTGGCAAGGATTTCCTTATTGCTTATCACATTGGCGTGGAAGTGATGGCAAAATTAAACTCAGCTTTGGGTCCGCGCTCTTTCTCTGCTGGTTTTCACCCAACCGCTCTCATGAGTGCCTTCGGCTCGGCTGCTTCGGCCTCTAGACTAAAGGGGCTTGACCTGCAAACGACAAAAACCGCGCTTGGTATTGCCGCTAGTCATGCTTGCGGCTTAAGGGCGAACTTTGGCTCAATGATGAAACCTTATCACCCTGGCCATGGAGCGATGTCTGGGTTTTTAGCAGTAGAAATGGCTGTGGGTGGATTCACAGCTGCAGCCGATGCTATTGGTGGAGACATAGGATTTCTGAATGCATATGGCGATTCTATTGATATGGCACCATTGGAGGCGCTAGGTTGTCCATGGGCCTATTTGTCGCCAGGAATGTGGATCAAACCCTACCCTAGCGGTAATCTGACCCACCCAGGCATGAGTAGAATCGATGAATTTCTAGAGAAAAATAACGCTCTACGAAACGACGTATGCAAATTAGACATTCAAACCAAACAATCAATTTATGACACGCTAATTCATCATCATCCTAAAACCGGCTTGCAAAGTAAATTTTCTATGGAATTCTGTATCGTTAAAATATTAATTGATGGAGACCTTGGTCTCAGTGATTTTTCTGATGAGGTTGTGCAACGTCCAGATATTCAACATATGCTTGGGAACACCAATTATTCAGCTTTTCCCGATGCGGAAAGCATAAGTTTAGGTTACGAGAACTACACCACTTTAATAACCTTCACACTAAAAGATGGACGGACATTCACTGAGCGTTCTGACTTTGGCAAAGGTTCAGCGCATAACCCATTCTCTTACGATGAGACTGCAGAAAAGGCGCAACGTTGCTCTACCTATAGAGACTGGCCTCAAGAAAAATTTGAATCATTAGTTGAGGGCTGGAAACAGATTGATACGATATCCGACGTTAATGACATAACACAAAACCTCTTTATGTAG
- a CDS encoding DUF1330 domain-containing protein → MPAYVIADITVTNSERYNEYAKKTPATIEKFGGKFVVRGGEITVIAGDWRPQRLVIIEFPNMATLKKWYQSKEYQKICRIREEASTGSFVFVDGA, encoded by the coding sequence ATGCCGGCTTACGTCATAGCTGATATAACTGTAACAAATTCAGAGCGATACAACGAGTATGCTAAAAAGACCCCAGCAACTATCGAAAAATTTGGTGGTAAATTTGTCGTGCGCGGCGGAGAGATTACGGTAATAGCTGGAGATTGGCGTCCACAACGACTTGTGATAATAGAATTTCCTAATATGGCAACACTCAAAAAGTGGTATCAGTCAAAGGAATACCAAAAAATCTGCCGTATCCGCGAGGAAGCTTCAACCGGATCCTTTGTTTTTGTTGATGGTGCGTAA
- a CDS encoding glutathione binding-like protein, with protein sequence MFGQAHHFLDGTKEEVPYAIERYSNKCHGLYAVLNDGLGSKEYVAGSVYSVADIAIIPWVQRHARHRLKLEDFIC encoded by the coding sequence TTGTTTGGTCAAGCACACCATTTTCTAGACGGCACCAAAGAAGAGGTGCCCTACGCTATAGAGCGCTACTCAAATAAATGTCATGGGCTTTATGCAGTTTTGAACGATGGTTTGGGAAGCAAAGAGTATGTTGCAGGCAGCGTATATTCGGTGGCCGATATAGCTATAATACCATGGGTCCAAAGACATGCACGTCATCGACTAAAGTTAGAGGATTTCATTTGTTGA
- the gdhA gene encoding NADP-specific glutamate dehydrogenase, translated as MSKVHASEAKTQNYLDRYMEGVGKRNPGEPEFVQAVFEVASTIFPFIADKPIYHEMQILERMAEPERVISFRVPWTDDKGNIRTNRGWRVQFNSAIGPYKGGIRFHPSVNQSILKFLGFEQTFKNSLTGLPMGGGKGGANFNPKGKSDLEVMRFCQSFVTELYRHIGEDTDIPAGDIGVGGREIGFMFGQYKRITNRFAGVLTGKGLEFGGSKMRTEATGYGAVFYLENMLRHHGEGLEDKTVLISGSGNVATYAAEKALHLGAKPLTMSDSSGFIHCAKGFTEEQINWIKELKEVRRGRIHEAADEFNDITFHKGERPWGVEGNCIIPSATQNEVSRKDAEALIRNGTTYVAEAANMPCEQEAINAFIQANIKFGPAKAVNAGGVGVSGLEMSQNSARIAWEEEHLRELLENMMRDIHDSCVEYGSEGGGAVNYLKGANIAGFVKVADAMLSYGHV; from the coding sequence ATGTCGAAGGTTCATGCAAGCGAAGCAAAAACCCAAAACTATCTTGATCGGTACATGGAAGGTGTGGGGAAGCGCAATCCTGGGGAGCCTGAATTCGTTCAAGCGGTCTTCGAAGTGGCTTCTACTATTTTTCCATTTATTGCGGATAAGCCGATTTATCACGAAATGCAAATACTTGAGCGGATGGCTGAGCCGGAACGAGTCATATCATTTCGCGTGCCTTGGACTGACGATAAGGGAAATATTCGAACAAACCGAGGTTGGCGTGTCCAATTCAATTCAGCAATTGGCCCTTATAAAGGTGGTATCCGCTTCCATCCTAGTGTTAATCAGTCAATATTAAAATTTTTGGGTTTTGAGCAAACCTTCAAGAATAGCTTAACCGGCTTGCCTATGGGTGGTGGTAAAGGCGGAGCAAATTTTAATCCAAAAGGCAAATCCGATCTTGAAGTTATGCGTTTCTGCCAGTCTTTTGTTACAGAATTGTACCGTCATATAGGCGAAGATACCGATATTCCTGCGGGAGATATAGGGGTGGGTGGAAGAGAGATCGGCTTTATGTTTGGTCAATATAAACGCATTACAAATCGTTTTGCGGGTGTCCTGACCGGTAAAGGCTTAGAATTTGGGGGTTCAAAAATGCGAACTGAGGCAACCGGATATGGTGCGGTTTTTTATCTTGAGAATATGTTAAGGCACCACGGGGAAGGCCTAGAAGACAAAACAGTCTTAATCTCAGGCTCCGGGAATGTTGCCACCTACGCGGCAGAGAAAGCACTTCATTTGGGTGCTAAGCCCTTAACAATGTCTGATTCGAGCGGTTTTATTCATTGCGCAAAGGGTTTTACCGAAGAACAAATCAATTGGATTAAAGAGCTGAAAGAAGTACGGCGTGGTAGAATTCACGAGGCTGCTGACGAATTTAACGACATTACTTTTCATAAAGGAGAGCGACCCTGGGGTGTCGAGGGAAACTGCATAATTCCATCTGCGACACAAAACGAGGTTAGCCGTAAAGATGCCGAAGCCCTTATAAGGAACGGTACTACTTATGTTGCTGAGGCTGCTAACATGCCCTGTGAGCAGGAAGCCATCAATGCATTCATTCAAGCAAATATCAAATTCGGACCAGCTAAAGCGGTAAATGCGGGTGGGGTTGGCGTTTCAGGTCTTGAAATGAGCCAGAATAGTGCTCGGATTGCATGGGAGGAAGAACACCTCCGGGAATTGTTGGAGAATATGATGCGCGATATCCACGATTCCTGCGTGGAGTATGGCTCGGAGGGAGGCGGTGCCGTGAATTATCTCAAAGGCGCTAATATAGCGGGTTTTGTTAAAGTAGCGGATGCCATGCTTAGTTATGGACACGTTTGA
- a CDS encoding mechanosensitive ion channel family protein has protein sequence MEVFEKIYYGNTVLQWSTALGIIIATILIGRLVLWLSKNMARKVASKTRTQLDDLLIESTERPLVFIISLFGIWWALNHLSLTEQVRVWISNGYDFLVTIAFAWILTRFFDLLVKEYIEPKVRETETDLDDQLLPILRKGVKATIWVLAVVVGLDNAGYDVGALLAGLGIGGLAFAMAAKDTISNLFGGFTIFTDKPFTINDRIIVAGVEGWVREIGVRSTRIQKLDGRNVVIPNAKFSDSVIENVSAEPSRMIKLNLGLTYSTSAEQIEKALGLLREIAKEHSDKIEEKTKLSFNGFGDFHLNIYFAYYIKRGANILETQTSMNIEIYKRFNSAGLEFAFPTQTIYHKPVE, from the coding sequence ATGGAAGTGTTCGAAAAAATTTACTACGGAAACACTGTCTTACAGTGGTCAACAGCGCTTGGTATCATCATAGCGACTATTCTGATTGGGAGGCTTGTTCTGTGGCTTTCTAAAAACATGGCGCGCAAAGTTGCATCTAAGACAAGGACGCAACTTGATGATTTGCTCATTGAATCCACTGAGCGTCCGTTAGTTTTCATAATATCTCTATTTGGTATTTGGTGGGCTTTGAACCATTTATCGCTAACAGAGCAGGTGCGTGTTTGGATTTCGAATGGCTACGATTTTCTTGTAACAATTGCATTCGCATGGATACTGACACGTTTCTTTGACTTACTCGTAAAAGAGTATATTGAGCCAAAAGTACGAGAGACAGAGACTGACCTCGATGATCAACTTTTGCCAATATTGCGTAAAGGTGTAAAGGCAACCATCTGGGTACTTGCTGTCGTCGTTGGATTAGACAATGCGGGTTATGATGTTGGCGCCCTTCTGGCAGGTCTTGGTATCGGAGGCCTCGCCTTTGCAATGGCCGCGAAGGATACTATTTCGAATTTATTTGGTGGATTTACTATTTTCACTGATAAACCTTTCACTATTAACGATCGGATTATTGTTGCGGGTGTTGAAGGCTGGGTAAGGGAAATCGGTGTCCGATCAACCCGCATACAAAAGCTAGATGGACGAAACGTAGTTATCCCAAACGCTAAATTCTCCGACTCAGTAATTGAGAATGTTTCGGCAGAACCAAGTCGTATGATAAAGCTTAATCTTGGACTTACCTATAGTACTAGTGCAGAACAGATAGAAAAGGCATTAGGTTTGTTGCGTGAAATTGCTAAGGAGCATAGCGATAAAATTGAGGAAAAAACCAAATTAAGTTTTAATGGGTTTGGTGATTTTCATCTAAACATATACTTCGCCTATTATATAAAACGTGGAGCCAATATTCTCGAAACGCAAACATCAATGAATATAGAAATTTATAAACGTTTTAATTCGGCTGGTCTCGAGTTTGCCTTTCCAACACAGACCATATACCACAAGCCTGTGGAGTAA
- a CDS encoding nitroreductase family protein has protein sequence MTVDGKELASSSETIELLNRRRSIRKYSEKPVSSAHLDALLGAAMRAPTSSNIQAYSVIVVRDKKILAEIYPVVNNQEHVLNAPVFLCFCADLTRMEKAIVARGGSMDENPLEIGLVSSIDASLVGMSAYLAAESLGMSGVMIGAVRNDPSEMARILKLPDKVYVVFGMVLGWPAEAPKQKPRMDRGTTVHYDLYGKQKDERNLVEKLESYDTELANHYTSINKVTTPDSWTNDISKKFADPSRKNLRAHLKKRGFDWL, from the coding sequence ATGACTGTTGATGGTAAAGAATTAGCAAGCTCAAGTGAAACAATTGAGTTGTTAAATAGAAGAAGAAGCATCCGCAAATATTCCGAGAAGCCAGTTTCAAGTGCCCATCTGGATGCACTGCTTGGGGCCGCAATGCGGGCTCCTACATCATCTAACATACAAGCATACAGTGTGATTGTTGTAAGAGACAAAAAGATTTTAGCTGAAATTTACCCGGTCGTTAATAATCAGGAGCATGTTTTAAACGCCCCAGTGTTTTTATGTTTTTGTGCTGATTTAACGCGTATGGAAAAGGCTATTGTAGCACGCGGTGGATCCATGGATGAAAATCCTTTAGAAATTGGATTGGTGTCCAGCATCGATGCATCTTTAGTTGGGATGAGTGCTTATCTAGCAGCTGAATCGCTTGGAATGAGCGGTGTGATGATAGGAGCAGTTCGCAACGACCCTAGTGAGATGGCAAGAATCCTTAAATTGCCCGATAAGGTATATGTAGTCTTTGGTATGGTTCTGGGTTGGCCGGCCGAAGCTCCCAAGCAAAAACCGAGAATGGATCGAGGGACTACTGTGCATTATGATTTATACGGAAAACAAAAAGATGAACGAAACCTAGTCGAAAAACTTGAAAGTTATGATACTGAATTGGCTAATCACTACACATCTATTAACAAGGTTACGACCCCAGATAGTTGGACAAATGACATTAGCAAAAAGTTTGCAGATCCAAGCCGAAAGAATTTACGCGCTCACCTAAAAAAGCGTGGCTTTGATTGGCTATAG
- a CDS encoding histidine phosphatase family protein, whose amino-acid sequence MAETIPLFSSKFYFIRHGESVANAAHQFAGQIDVELTEKGRQDAVDAVKWIKDEDIGSVFSSPLQRVWKTAEPAAEAFGLDILSVPGIMERSYGEWEGKPIADYDRGGKPPGGESPAEFNSRIIAACEEIQGKQSILIVAHSGTFRALRGHLCGIDTTYDVLKNGRPVVFIPPRSVNQKWTCQLAGAPDENMFIGQ is encoded by the coding sequence ATGGCTGAAACAATCCCACTTTTTTCATCAAAGTTCTATTTCATTCGGCACGGTGAGAGTGTTGCAAATGCAGCGCATCAATTTGCCGGGCAGATAGATGTAGAATTAACTGAAAAGGGTCGGCAGGACGCGGTAGATGCCGTGAAATGGATTAAGGATGAGGATATTGGTTCAGTTTTTTCAAGCCCATTACAACGGGTTTGGAAAACAGCAGAGCCTGCTGCCGAGGCATTTGGTTTAGATATCCTTTCCGTTCCGGGTATTATGGAACGTTCGTACGGTGAATGGGAGGGTAAGCCCATTGCCGATTATGACCGCGGAGGCAAGCCGCCGGGCGGAGAAAGCCCCGCGGAGTTTAATTCACGGATCATTGCTGCATGCGAAGAAATACAGGGTAAACAGTCGATACTTATCGTTGCACACTCTGGAACATTTCGAGCTTTACGTGGCCACCTCTGTGGAATTGATACCACATACGATGTTCTTAAAAATGGTCGGCCGGTTGTGTTTATCCCGCCTCGGTCAGTTAACCAGAAATGGACATGTCAACTGGCTGGGGCTCCAGATGAGAATATGTTCATCGGGCAGTAA